One genomic region from Agelaius phoeniceus isolate bAgePho1 chromosome 25, bAgePho1.hap1, whole genome shotgun sequence encodes:
- the LOC129130311 gene encoding glutathione S-transferase Mu 1 isoform X4 → MAVLGYWDIRGLAHAIRLLLEYTETPYEDKLYSCGEAPNYDKSQWINEKEKLGLDFPNLPYFIDGPTKLTQSNAILRYIARKHNMCGETEEEILRVDMLENQIMDFRMSLVMVCYNPDFEKLKPGYLEQLPGKLKLFSNFLGDRKWFAGEKLTFVDFLMFDVLDQNRIFEPKCLEPFKNLKDFVERFGALEKVAAYLKSSRFQKMPINNKMAKWGNKNL, encoded by the exons ATGGCGGTGTTGGGGTACTGGGACATCCGCGGG CTCGCCCACGCCATCCGCCTGCTCCTGGAGTACACCGAGACACCCTATGAGGACAAACTCTACAGCTGTGGGGAAG CTCCCAACTATGATAAGAGCCAATGGATCAATGAGAAGGAGAAGCTGGGGCTGGACTTCCCCAAC cTGCCCTACTTCATCGATGGCCCCACCAAACTGACTCAGAGCAACGCCATCCTGCGCTACATCGCCCGCAAGCACAACATGT GTGGTGAGACAGAGGAGGAGATCCTGCGTGTGGACATGCTGGAGAACCAGATCATGGATTTCCGCATGAGCCTTGTCATGGTCTGCTACAACCCTGACTTT GAGAAGCTCAAGCCGGGCTACCTGGAGCAGCTCCCGGGGAAACTGAAGCTCTTCTCCAACTTCCTGGGGGACAGAAAGTGGTTTGCAGGGGAGAAG cTGACCTTCGTGGACTTCCTCATGTTCGACGTGCTGGATCAGAACCGCATCTTTGAGCCCAAGTGCCTGGAGCCCTTCAAGAATCTCAAGGACTTTGTGGAGCGCTTTGGG gctctggagAAGGTGGCTGCCTACTTGAAGTCCAGCCGTTTCCAGAAGATGCCCATCAACAACAAAATGGCCAAGTGGGGCAACAAGAACTTGTAG